A segment of the Acidobacteriota bacterium genome:
TTGCGGACATGCGCGCGACCTCGTCCATCACAAGATTTGCTTGGGGAAGGGCGGGATTATAACGGGAGGGAAGCTGAACGGCGCAACTTTAAGGCGGCCGAGTCCGCAACCCATGCGGCGACGAGCGCGCCCACCGCCGCGCCCAGCGCGAGACCAAACCCGAAGCGCATCGCCGGCAGGTTGCCATGCCGGCCGAACGCTTCCGCGGCGACGTCGAGCGCGTTGAACCCCACCGCTGCGGCAACTAACCTCAGCGCTACCGCGCGCCGCAACGGAACCACCGCGCCCACGACCGCGCCCAGGTAGACCCCCAAACACCGCACGCACACCGCCATCGGAGCGCCCGCGATCCAGAACGAGCGCGCCGCATCCTGATGGCACACGATAGAAAAGAAGTTTCGGATGGAGATGTTGAGCAGCGGCGAGGTCGCGAGCAGCGGCGCGGAAATCGCCAGGGCGACCAGCGCGAGCGGGACGAGTGGAAGCGCGAAACGAATGGCAATGCTGCGCCGGTCTAACACAGCAGATTCCTCGTCGCCCGCCGCGGCGGGCTCGTCGGAATGACGACTCCGGGAATGACAACTCCGTGCTTCACGCCAGTATTCCCATCTTCTTTCCCACCTTGCGCAGAACCTCGAGCGCCTTATCCAACTGCGGGCGCGTGTGGGTTGCGGTCATGATCGTCCGGATGCGCGCTTTTCCTTCGGGCACCGTGGGGAACGCGATGCCGGTCCCGAAGACGCCTTCCTGGAACAGCGCGCTCGAAAAATCCATGGTCCGTCGCCCATCCCCAATGATGATGGGCGTGATCGGCGTCTCGCTCGCCGGCGTGTTCTGCCCGCCGATGTTGAAGCCCAGCCCGCCGAGTTCCTTCTTCCAGTAGCGCGTGTTGTCCCACAGCCGGTCGATGAGTCCAGGCTCCTGCTCGAGCACATCGAAGGCCGCGATGCAGGTTGCCGCCACGCTCGGCGGATGCGAGGTCGAGAACAGGAACGGACGCCCGCGGTGGTAGAGGAACTCGATCAGGTCGCGCGTGCCGCAGATGTAGCCGCCGATCGAACCGATGGCCTTGGACAGTGTCCCGACCTGGATGTCAACGCGGCCGTGCACGCTGAAGTGGTCGATGGTGCCGCGCCCGTTGCGGCCGAGCACGCCGGAGGCGTGCGCGTCGTCGACCATCATGATGGCGCCGTATTTCTCCGCCGCGTCGCACAGGCCGGGCAGCGGACCGATGTCGCCATCCATCGAGAACACGCCATCGGTGATGAGCAGCTTGTGTCCGGGCTGGTCTTTCACGGAAGCGAGTTGCTCTTCGGCGTGCGCAACGTCTTTATGGCGGAAGACGAGTATCTTCGCGCGCGAGAGCCGCGCGCCGTCGATGATGGAGGCGTGGTTCAGCTCGTCGGAGATGATGAAGTCGTCCTTGCCCAGGATCGCCGACACCGTTCCCGCGTTGGCCGTGAATCCGGATTGAAACACCACGCACGCCTCCACGTTCTTGAAGCGCGCAATCTTTTCCTCCAGCTCCATGTGCAGCTTCATGGTGCCGGCGATGGTGCGCACCGCGCCCGAACCCACCCCGAAATCGCGCACCGCTTTCTCCGCCGCCTCGCGCAGCTTGGGATGCGTGGTGAGCCCGAGATAATTATTGGACGCCAGGTTGATGACGCGTTTGCCGTCGAACGTGCATTCCGGCGCCTGCTCATCGTCGAGCACGCGCAGCTTGAAGTACGTGCCCCGTTGCTTCAGGTCGTTGAGGCTGGCGCCGAGAAAAGAGAGCGGATCGGTGCGCGTCGGTGTGGTCGGCATGGCCGACTAGTGTAATACCGGACCGGTGCGCTCAGCGGTGGAAGAACCACCAGAGCATTCCGAGAGCGATGGCCAGGCCGAGCAGTGTCCCCAGCAGCCGCTGCGCGCGCAACGAGCCGGCGTCGATGGGCTCGGCCGTGATCGGTTCGGTGCCGGATACCTCGGACTGAGGGGACGAGAAAACGTTTGCCGAAGACACATGCGACGAGAACACCGCGGGCGCAGACGAACCTGCCGCCGGAGCATCGGCCGCGCCGGGCGTATTCTTCGTGGCGGTGACCTCTACGCCGCTCCCGGTCACGTTGGTGGTGAGGTGTATGCCGAGCCGCTCCACGAAGCGCGCGCCCATGCTGTGCTGGATCTTCTGCTGCACCTCTTGCGGCGTGGCGCCCGTGATCTCGAGTTTAGGGTTGTCGCTCCGGCCGACGAAGGTGCCGTCGGGCAGCTGCTCGATGCGGAAGGTCAGCTTGAACTCGCCGGGCTCCATCGTCATATTCGCGAAAGACTCGCCGCGATTCTACCGCCGCCGGCGCCGAAAACAACCAGCGGGGAGGGCAGGAGCCGGCAGCAGCGGTGGCCAGGAACTAAGGTGAGAGTCGAGGGCGGGTGCCGCCCGCCTCGACGCTTCCGCCTCGAACCCCTCCGGGCATGAGGATTAGCCTCTTTTTTGACCCCCTGAGCGCGGCAGCCTACAATCTGAGCACGCGACTTGCGTGCGGTTGGCGGGTTCAAAGCCTCTGGAGGCCAAAAATGAAACTCGGGGTTCCGGAACTGCTCATCATCTTCGGCATCGCGCTGCTCATCTTCGGCGCGGGCAAGCTGCCGCAACTCGGCAAGGGCCTGGGCGAAGGCATTCGCAACTTCAAGTCGTCGATCAAGGATGGCGAGAGCGGCCCGTCGTCGAGCAGTTCGGCAAGCGACAAGGACAAGAAAGATAGCTAGAACAACTTCGCGTCGCGCAGCATGCTGGTGACGAGCGCGACCGGCAATCCCACCACGTTGTTGTAGTCCCCTTCGATCTTTTCGACCCAGCGCGCCGCGCCGCCCTGGATCGCGTATGCGCCCGCCTTGTCCATCGGCTCGCCGGTCGCGATGTACTCCGCAATTTCCTTTTCGTTGAGTTTGCGAAAGTAGACACGCGTGGTCTCACTGCGGACGTCTTCCCTCACGTCTTCCTTGGCTTCCTTTCCAGCCCCGCCGTTCGGCTCGCGGACCAGGCAAACCCCGGTGGTGACCTCGTGGGCGCGTCCGCTGAGCTGGCGAAGCATGCGCGCGGCGTCGGCGGCGTCGGCCGGTTTCTCCAGGACGGCGCCGGCCAGGATCACGATGGTGTCTGCCGCGAGCACCGGCTCGCCGGGAAAGCGCCGCGCGACGACGCGAGCTTTGTCGCGCGCGAGGCGCTCGGCATATGCCCGGGGCGCCTCACCGGGCGCGCGCGCTTCCTCGAGGTTCGAGACTTCGATGCGAAAGGTGATGCCCGCCGCGCGCAGCAACTCGGCACGGCGCGGCGAGGCGGAGGCGAGGATGAGGAGAGAAGAATTCATGCCGCATGAACCACAGATTCAGTCTGGCGCATCTTACCGCCAGTGTTTAACGTAGCAGAGATGACGCTGCGATACGGGGGCAACGCCCGACCTGATGGCACCGCCGAGTTCCGCGTCTGGGCGCCGAGCGCGAAGCGCGTCCGTCTGCAACTCGCCGGCGGCGGCACAGCACTCGAGATGCAGCGCGAGCAGCTTGCGTTCGATGGCAGCTTCGCCGTGGAAGCCCCGGCGCGCGCCGGCGACCGCTACTTCTACATTGTCGACGACCAGAAGCCTGACAATAAGCCTGTCCCAGACCCGGTCTCGCGTTTTCTACCCGAGGGCGTCCACGGGCCCACCGAGATCGTGGATCCCAGCGCTTTTCGCTGGGCAGACTCCGCCTGGCGCGGCCTGCCGCTGCGCGACTATGTGCTCTACGAGCTGCACGTCGGGACTTTTACTCGCGAGGGGACGTTCGACGCCGCCATCCCGCGGCTCGCCGAGCTGAAGCGCCTCGGCGTCACCGTGCTCGAGCTCATGCCGGTCGCGGCTTTTCCCGGCGCGCGCGATTGGGGATACGACGGCGTCTCGCCCTACGCGGTGCAGGCGAGCTACGGCGGTCCGGATGGACTGAAGCGTTTCGTAGATGCGGCGCACCGGCTCGCCGTCGGCGTTATTCAGGACGTGGTCTACAACCATCTCGGTCCGGAAGGGAACTACCTGCGGATGTTCGGGCCCTACTTCACCGATCGCTACGAGACGCCGTGGGGCGAGGCCATCAACTACGACGGCGACGGCGCGGCGGGCGTGCGCCGCTACTTCGTGGACAACGCCGCGTACTGGATCCGCGAGTATCACATGGACGGCCTGCGGCTCGACGCCGTGCACACCATCTACGACAACTCGAAGCAGCATGTGCTCGCCGAGATCACCGCGACGGTCGACGCGCTCGAGCAGGAGCTACAGCGCACCATCATCACCATCGCCGAGTCCGACGCCAACGACGCGCTCCTCGTCCGCCCGCGCGCGCAGGGCGGCTATGGGATCGACGCCGTTTGGAGTGACGACTTCCATCACGCCGTCCACGCGCTGTTCACCGGCGAGCGCCGTGGCTACTATCAGGATTTCGGACGCCCCGAGCAGATCGCGCAGGCGCTCAACGAAGGCTTCGTCTACCAGGGCGAGCACTTCAAGTTCTGGGGCAAGCCGCGCGGCACCAAGCCGGAAGGCATGTGCGGGGAGCAGCACATCTTGAACCTGCAGAACCACGACCAGGTCGGCAATCGCGCCCACGGCGAGCGCTTGACGGCGCTGCTGCCGCGCGGCGCGCGCAAACTCGCCGCCGCGCTGCTGCTGCTGGCGCCCCAAACACCGCTCCTCTTCATGGGACAGGAGTACGACGAGAAGAATCCGTTCCTCTTCTTCACCAGCTTCAGCGATCCGGTGTTGCACCAAGCGGTGGCCGAAGGCCGGCGTAAGGAGTTCGCGCAGTTCGGTTTCGCCGACACGCCCGATCCGGAAGATCCGCAGAGCTTCGAGCGCTCGAAACTGAGTTGGCAGCCGGGCAACGAGATGTGGAAGTGGTACCAGCGGCTGCTCGAGCTGCGGCGCGAATACGTTGCGCACGCCGAACGCAAGTGCGACACCCAGGTCGAAGGCGGGCTGCTCACCATGCGCGGTGCGGGATTGCTAGTGCAGGCCGGCTTGAAGGCGGGAACGAAATTGCCGCCGGCGGCAGGGAAGATGCTGCTCGAGTCCGATGAAGATGGTTATGCCGTGCGCGTCCTGGCGACGGATGCCGGCTA
Coding sequences within it:
- a CDS encoding DUF2085 domain-containing protein, which gives rise to MLDRRSIAIRFALPLVPLALVALAISAPLLATSPLLNISIRNFFSIVCHQDAARSFWIAGAPMAVCVRCLGVYLGAVVGAVVPLRRAVALRLVAAAVGFNALDVAAEAFGRHGNLPAMRFGFGLALGAAVGALVAAWVADSAALKLRRSASLPL
- a CDS encoding glycine C-acetyltransferase, which codes for MPTTPTRTDPLSFLGASLNDLKQRGTYFKLRVLDDEQAPECTFDGKRVINLASNNYLGLTTHPKLREAAEKAVRDFGVGSGAVRTIAGTMKLHMELEEKIARFKNVEACVVFQSGFTANAGTVSAILGKDDFIISDELNHASIIDGARLSRAKILVFRHKDVAHAEEQLASVKDQPGHKLLITDGVFSMDGDIGPLPGLCDAAEKYGAIMMVDDAHASGVLGRNGRGTIDHFSVHGRVDIQVGTLSKAIGSIGGYICGTRDLIEFLYHRGRPFLFSTSHPPSVAATCIAAFDVLEQEPGLIDRLWDNTRYWKKELGGLGFNIGGQNTPASETPITPIIIGDGRRTMDFSSALFQEGVFGTGIAFPTVPEGKARIRTIMTATHTRPQLDKALEVLRKVGKKMGILA
- a CDS encoding twin-arginine translocase TatA/TatE family subunit, which encodes MKLGVPELLIIFGIALLIFGAGKLPQLGKGLGEGIRNFKSSIKDGESGPSSSSSASDKDKKDS
- a CDS encoding Maf family protein; protein product: MNSSLLILASASPRRAELLRAAGITFRIEVSNLEEARAPGEAPRAYAERLARDKARVVARRFPGEPVLAADTIVILAGAVLEKPADAADAARMLRQLSGRAHEVTTGVCLVREPNGGAGKEAKEDVREDVRSETTRVYFRKLNEKEIAEYIATGEPMDKAGAYAIQGGAARWVEKIEGDYNNVVGLPVALVTSMLRDAKLF
- the treZ gene encoding malto-oligosyltrehalose trehalohydrolase, which produces MTLRYGGNARPDGTAEFRVWAPSAKRVRLQLAGGGTALEMQREQLAFDGSFAVEAPARAGDRYFYIVDDQKPDNKPVPDPVSRFLPEGVHGPTEIVDPSAFRWADSAWRGLPLRDYVLYELHVGTFTREGTFDAAIPRLAELKRLGVTVLELMPVAAFPGARDWGYDGVSPYAVQASYGGPDGLKRFVDAAHRLAVGVIQDVVYNHLGPEGNYLRMFGPYFTDRYETPWGEAINYDGDGAAGVRRYFVDNAAYWIREYHMDGLRLDAVHTIYDNSKQHVLAEITATVDALEQELQRTIITIAESDANDALLVRPRAQGGYGIDAVWSDDFHHAVHALFTGERRGYYQDFGRPEQIAQALNEGFVYQGEHFKFWGKPRGTKPEGMCGEQHILNLQNHDQVGNRAHGERLTALLPRGARKLAAALLLLAPQTPLLFMGQEYDEKNPFLFFTSFSDPVLHQAVAEGRRKEFAQFGFADTPDPEDPQSFERSKLSWQPGNEMWKWYQRLLELRREYVAHAERKCDTQVEGGLLTMRGAGLLVQAGLKAGTKLPPAAGKMLLESDEDGYAVRVLATDAG